TCGGTCTGCTCGCCCTGCGCCTCGCGGCAGGCGGCGTGCTGATCGCGCACGGCACGCAGAAGCTCTTCGGCTGGTTCGGCGGAGGCGGCATCGAAGGCACTGCCGAGGCGATGGAGCACATGGGCTTCACCCCGGGCAGGCCGAGCGCCATCGCGGCCGGGCTCGGCGAAGCGGGCGGCGGTACCCTGCTCGCGCTCGGGCTCGCCACCCCCGCGGCGGGCGCCGCGGCAGCGGGCGCCATGGCAGGAGCCGTCTCCGTCCACGCGCCCGCAGGCTTCTTCGCCCAGGGAGGCGGCTTCGAATACCCCGCCCTGCTCGGCTCCGTCGCGGCCTGCCTCGGCGTCACCGGGCCGGGGCGCTTCTCCCTCGACCACGTCAGCGGGCACAAGCTCGACCGCCCCGCTGTCATCGCGGTGGCCTTCGCCCTCAGCGCGGCGGCCGCCACCATCGTCGTCAACCGACGCATCGCCGCGATGGAGCCCCCGACCGGAGCGGACGAGGACTGAACCGGCCCCGCCGGCCGCGCCGCACTCTCAGGAGCGGACGCGGAGTCCGATCTGCGTCTCCTGGTCGCCCGATACGGCCCCCGCCTGTTCGACGGTGAAATACCCGGCGAGCGCGGCCTGCACCCGCTCCACCGCCCGCGGGCCTCCCTGGAGGGTGACGCTGACCACGTCCCTCAGCCGAACCTGTGCGGCCTGCGCCGCCGCCGCCGTCGCCGGTTCCGCGGCATCGAGGGTCGCGCTCCATACGGTCACGGCCTGACCGCCTTCTACGGTGCGGCCCGCCCGGCCGTCCGTGGGAAAGGACCGTTCCAGCAGGTCGAGCACAGCTCGTGCGTCCTCCGGAGAGCAGTCACCGAGCGTCACCCCCACTTCGGCCACCGGCTTGTCCTCGTCCTGGCTCTCCATCGGATGCCACCTCTCTCGCACAGGGCTGCCCGCGCCCGTCCGGGACGCAGGTGTCTCCACGCT
This genomic window from Streptomyces sp. NBC_01351 contains:
- a CDS encoding DoxX family protein, with the translated sequence MHFVLRKDLGLLALRLAAGGVLIAHGTQKLFGWFGGGGIEGTAEAMEHMGFTPGRPSAIAAGLGEAGGGTLLALGLATPAAGAAAAGAMAGAVSVHAPAGFFAQGGGFEYPALLGSVAACLGVTGPGRFSLDHVSGHKLDRPAVIAVAFALSAAAATIVVNRRIAAMEPPTGADED